The following are encoded in a window of Magnolia sinica isolate HGM2019 unplaced genomic scaffold, MsV1 ctg348, whole genome shotgun sequence genomic DNA:
- the LOC131236248 gene encoding receptor kinase-like protein Xa21, whose amino-acid sequence MPAQFQLLETENCGGIPELQLPACLKQASKKRGKPFSPRIKITVIIVVVSSVILLSCIFVALYWRRNSPKKASSPSSTENQWLQVSYADLLQATDGFSSTNLIGVGSFGSVYKGILECFETLVAVKVLNLLQQGAFKSFAAECEALRNIQHRNLVKILTNCSSIDFNGNDFKALVFEYMPNGSLEKWLHPNVDEQHQLTNLNLTQRLNIAIDVAMALDYLHHHSQTPIVHRDLKPSNVLLDDDMVAHVGDFGLARFLSEAAESCSQNQTSTSGIKGSVGYIAPEYGMGGKASTHGDVYSYGILLLEMITGKRPTDDMFKDNLSLRHFAKSALPEQVTAIIDPGLFVEDAKAIQGSESNNKLGNRTHDCLVSLVRIGVSCSAESPRERMEMRDIATEMHAIRDLYLGVRIH is encoded by the exons ATGCCAGCGCAATTTCAGTTGTTGGAAACAGAAAACTGTGGAGGTATCCCGGAACTACAATTGCCGGCGTGCCTTAAGCAAGCTTCTAAGAAACGAGGAAAGCCCTTTTCTCCCAGAATCAAAATCACAGTTATTATTGTGGTGGTTTCATCGGTAATTCTCTTGTCGTGTATCTTTGTCGCTCTTTATTGGAGAAGAAATTCTCCAAAGAAAGCTTCTTCTCCATCTTCTACAGAGAATCAGTGGCTACAAGTTTCTTATGCGGATCTCCTTCAAGCAACAGATGGgttttcttcaactaatttaaTTGGTGTGGGAAGTTTTGGTTCTGTATATAAAGGAATTCTTGAGTGCTTTGAAACACTTGTTGCAGTGAAGgtactcaacctcctacaacaaGGAGCTTTTAAGAGTTTTGCAGCTGAATGCGAAGCATTAAGAAATATCCAACACCGAAATCTTGTCAAGATCTTAACGAATTGCTCGAGTATTGATTTTAATGGTAATGATTTCAAAGCTCTGGTGTTTGAGTACATGCCTAATGGTAGTCTGGAGAAGTGGTTGCATCCAAATGTAGATGAACAACATCAGTTGACGAATTTGAATCTTACTCAAAGACTAAATATAGCCATTGATGTGGCTATGGCATTAGATTATCTTCATCATCATTCCCAAACACCAATCGTTCATCGGGACCTAAAACCAAGCAATGttcttcttgatgatgacatgGTTGCCCATGTGGGCGACTTTGGTTTAGCAAGGTTCCTCTCTGAAGCTGCAGAAAGTTGCTCTCAAAATCAGACCAGCACATCTGGGATTAAAGGATCTGTTGGGTATATTGCTCCAG AATACGGGATGGGTGGTAAAGCATCCACACATGGAGATGTTTACAGTTATGGGATCCTTTTACTGGAGATGATCACGGGGAAGAggccaactgatgacatgtttaaggacaatctaagCCTTCGTCACTTTGCAAAGTCTGCTCTTCCAGAACAAGTAACGGCGATTATAGATCCTGGACTTTTTGTAGAAGATGCCAAAGCTATTCAAGGCAGTGAAAGTAATAACAAATTGGGAAATAGAACACATGACTGCTTGGTTTCATTGGTCAGAATTGGTGTATCATGTTCTGCTGAATCTCCAAGGGAACGAATGGAGATGAGAGACATTGCGACGGAAATGCATGCAATTAGAGACTTATATCTTGGGGTCAGGATTCactga